The Glycine soja cultivar W05 chromosome 19, ASM419377v2, whole genome shotgun sequence genomic sequence GTATTTAACAATTCAGCTGTCTTGAAACGCGTTATGTCATCCAAATTTGgaatttcttttataacatCCCAAATAATACCCTCGAGCTCTCTATCTCTATctctatctttttctcttttctccatcatgttggatattttttcaaaattcacagcaATAGTCCCAATGCCAACAGAAAGATTTTCCAGAACGTTGCCTTGATTGTTGATCCCAACAGCGCTTGAACTCCCTCCATACTCGGATCTCCTTCGCTTGtgacagttttgtttttctatgGGAACCTCTGAATCTAAAGGGGGGTGGGATGGTGGACTTGGTTGGTTTGGTGATGGAGGCTGATATGCTGGTTCATAGTTATTTGGTGTTATGAATGTATCACTATTAGGATCATATGAAAATTCTTCTATCCCAACAGTTCTATTTTCTGGCTCAAAAGTTGTTGCATCAGTATCATCTGGATCGACTGATATAGAATTATTCCCGCTAGAAACTCCACCCCCAACAACGATCTTCAAATACTCATAATCAACCATACTTTTTCCTCGAAGTTTGCTGTGACTTGGGTgggactaaaaaaaaatcattgttaatatactacaaatattataatttactaaatttataactattaatatatttaaaagattatgaACTTAGCTCACCTTTAAGTAATCTTTCCATACATCCTCATGAGCAGTGAAAGTTTTTCCAATTGGGTCCCATCCAAAGCCAGAGTTGTTGCGCATAAGGGTTGACATCATGTTATACTGGTTTCGAAACCACTTCATCCGACTCAAATAATGACTATAAGTTTTAGGGAATTTAGTTTTTGCATTGAGTTGAGGAAGTATTATTCGTTCTACATTTTGTTTGCTAAGTGACCCATTGGCATCACGCAATCCCCTATTCATAGCATCCACCAAGAGGTGCAACAACTCATTGGTATCCTCCATAGTCCAAGATACATAATTATCTTTGTCTCTACTCTttcctttgttattttcttgtgaATCCCCCATTTGAtcgctaatatatatataagaaactagttatttgacaaaaatagttattgttttcTAATTGTCAAAAGTATAGTGACTATATCCCGAATAATATACAATTCAAtagaaaaaccaataaaaaactacctaataataaaataagggtCATGCTAACATGCGCACTTAGGGCACATGTTAAGGATACTTCCAATAGTAACTATGtcttaaaaacaacaatttttgacttttaaaaaagtaaattgcacaattttcaatacaaaatttctatacataaTACACTAACAAGTGTCTTAAGGGCACATGTTAGcattttccataaaaataatactcatatatcataaaatcatttaaaaaaaaactattaacaaaataacaataataataacacaataacaattaaaaaattattaaacaataataataataataacacgctgtcaaaaaaataataataacacattaataattaacattttaataataacacaagaaaataataataataataatgaacgttgtaaaaaaacaagttgaagaaacagaaaaaaaaagagttttttattttgatttgcatatacagtactaaaaaaaaagcaatatgaAATCTTGATGCATATCAATTGCCATTCTTTTGATGCATATTCATTGCCCGGACGTTGAAAACAATATGAATACGAAATCTTG encodes the following:
- the LOC114399689 gene encoding uncharacterized protein At2g29880-like, which produces MGDSQENNKGKSRDKDNYVSWTMEDTNELLHLLVDAMNRGLRDANGSLSKQNVERIILPQLNAKTKFPKTYSHYLSRMKWFRNQYNMMSTLMRNNSGFGWDPIGKTFTAHEDVWKDYLKSHPSHSKLRGKSMVDYEYLKIVVGGGVSSGNNSISVDPDDTDATTFEPENRTVGIEEFSYDPNSDTFITPNNYEPAYQPPSPNQPSPPSHPPLDSEVPIEKQNCHKRRRSEYGGSSSAVGINNQGNVLENLSVGIGTIAVNFEKISNMMEKREKDRDRDRELEGIIWDVIKEIPNLDDITRFKTAELLNTKAKKDFFLKMSPEERSSWINFKLGNN